A window of Malania oleifera isolate guangnan ecotype guangnan chromosome 2, ASM2987363v1, whole genome shotgun sequence genomic DNA:
cacatgctagcactaaccacaactcctaccAATGACTAGAGCTTCCAATAaacattaataaatatgaaataaaacatttaaatctTAACAAGGAATAGACTTGAAAAGAAATCTTGGAAATATCTACACAATCATATTACAttattaaatttgtattatagACAAAGATAAGTTTTGTTGTAGCTTAGTCCATCTTGTTCTTATATGAGGAGTGAAATCATATAGCCAGTTAAACCTAGAAGACAAACAACAAAAGAAGGATTAAACCAGCATTTCGTAATGCCATAAAAATAAACCACAAAATCTTGTTCAACAGCATAAAAGTAATACagtattattttaatattttactGCCAACAGCACCACCagaaaaataaaaccaaaaagaaaaaaaagaatcatagagagagagagagagagagagagcaaaaaaaGCCCCTTCCCCCTTCCCAAAGGAAAGAACAAGAGTCATGACACTGTTGATGGCCAGCCGTAGTCAcatttagttatatatatatatatatatatgatacatGTATAGGGTGCATTTCTGTCAAAAACATGTGTAGAGTTTATTTGATGCACCTGGGACGAATGAAAAAGCTAACCAAATTGCTTCTACTCCAACAGAGAATTATTCCTGTAGCAAAAAACATGCCATACTGAATTCAATCAACAAAAGAGTCCAAAGAAAAGAATGAACCCTTTTGGGTCCTGAACGTATGCCATACTAGATGGTAGTTTAAATTTTATCCAGTCCCCTTGAATTTTCATCAATGTGCCAATCAGTTGCATTGAGAGAATTGAGGTAGGAAAGCATAAAAAAGAAGATCTTCATCCCAAAGCCAACAATCATGTAGTGCAAATCTACTTGATACAAACTGAAATATCCTACAAATGTAGAGAGGCAGAATAAGCAACCTTCAACATCCATAActcattttgaataaaaagttgtttaattaaaaatgagAACAAAGTAAAACATACTGCTCAATTCAAAATGAAGCATAAAAGAAGAGTGGTCCGAGACTCGTGGGATTAATTCTTACCATATTCAAAGGGTTTAAGAAAAATACCTAAGTCAGTCTCTGCACAGCCTTCAATCATTAGTTTTTGTTTGTCCTATTAATAAAACTCCCCAACATTTACTAGTAGCATTTAATAGCAATATTTTCAAAACGTGGATATATAAATACTTCCATTAGCCAATTTCAAAAGTTTCACAGCACGCACTTCACTTTATTTTTAACTTGCCCGAGTCCATCCACATCTATCACTGTTTTTCCATTTCCTAACATGTCTCCATAAGTGCACATCTTCTCTGTTAAgtgtataaaattaattaaacaagctgcaattttttaaaactaaaaaataatcaaacatgtgAGTCAAAGAACCAATCTCTTATAATATGCCGAAACATGAGCAGAGCATCGAAAGAAGAAAAAATCACTTACCCACTGGCATCAACAATATCTCTTGAGATCTTCATCTTCTTGGTAGTCCCCATGTAAAGTTCTTCAAGGCTGCACGGCAACTTGATCTCAATTGGAGGAGATTTGCGCGGAGCATGATGCACtgatcctcctcctcctcccccaAAAGACCCAAACAAATCATCACCGAAGAAGGCGCTCGAAAACCCGGAGCCCTCTCTTATCCCTCCACCTCGACTGCCCATTCCTCCGAACGGGCTTGAATACCCAAAGAACTCCGCAAAAATGTCGTCTGCATTTCGAGGATCGAACCGAAACCGCGTAGGCCCATCGCCCGTGGAGAAGAAGGAGGCCCCAGCGTGCCCGCCGCCAGCATCCGGCGGAGGCACCTGACCCTTTAGACCCTCTTCTCCGTATTGATCATAAATTGTTCTTTTCTGGGGATCGCTTAGAACCTACAAAAATTTCGATCAAAACATCCAAAAGCAGAGATTTTTGCACCAATCCTACACCCATATATTGGGCGAATGGAGAAAAAAAGGAATGATGGGCGGTGCTCTGACCGCTAAATaccccaaaaaccaaaaacaaaacgaaccaaaacaaaaaacgaaaaaaaaaaaaaaaaaaaagagaagcgAAACCAGAGAGAAAGAGAGCGAGAGGGATGAATATTAGTCCATGTAATTAATAAACATACCTCGTAGGCCTCAGAAATCTGTTTGAACTTAGCCTCAGCTTCCTTTTTATTCTTAATATTCTTATCAGGGTGCCACTTCATGGCAAGCTTCCTGTAAGCTTTTTTGATATCATCGTCCTTAGCGCTCCTATCAACCTGCAAAATCTTATAGTAATCCACTCCCATCACTTCTCTACTCCTCTTCCTCTctttagtttaatttaatttcttcccAGTTGCTCTTCCTCTTCCCTGCTCACAGAGCCTGAACCTTGTACTATATTAATTTCCATTGGTATGGTGTGGTGGTGGGTGGATTCCGATGAGTAGTAGCTTAGTCATGTTTCCGGATGATTTCGCAAGCATAGAGAAGGTTCTAGTCCACGATTCAGCTCTCGTGCTAAATTCCGTGAActagttttttcccattttattattattttataataaaatataaaataatactttcagaaaaattttcttaatttaatacTTATTTAATCTCGTACCACCAAGCCACATGTCACGCGTTAAAATCGGATAGTCCTAGTCAAAATTTGACAGCCTTGATCATTTAAAATCATAGGACAAAACTTAAAGATTTGCCGTGCATCAACCAAATTCAGGAATACGCACACATCAGACTCCAATTTaagtttttgattttttaaaatttcgttTGGATGtcttgaaatatatatatgcatatataataCTTTATTTTTTCATCCTTATAGGAAGATTTGTTTGAATAATAAATTTAGAAATTATATCTCATATTACTAaaagtaaaaattttattttaaaataattaaaaattgtaAATGTTGCCCTTAAATTTAGAGTCActcttttgaagaaatttttttttttttcaaattgaaaaaaattacAACTATGGTGAGAGAGCATTGTGAAAATGTCTATGAGTGTACATGGAAACTCATgcttttattttggttttaaatTTTCACCCACTCTATTCAATCAACTTATTTATAATCAGTTGGTCCCAATTCAATTGTTGACACTGTCAATTTAATTACTTCCAACATCAAATGGAAAAGTCCAACAAATGCTCTCTAACATAGAAAAATTTGAAATgttgctttttctttttctcttttcttttattttttttattgattcaCTACCTCAACGGTATGAGGATTATTTATGAGCATTTTTATTTTGATACgtttcatattttaattaaaatatgaaaataatttggtTATATTTTCACAAGCTCTTGATTATTGCATTTTAATTTGCTCCATTTTAAAAGTTATTTACTAACTCGACAATTTTCAAGTCGTGTGTTTTCATGTATTTTTCGAAGTTATGTTTCTTAATTTTAAACCATGTGAAGTGATAATTCATTGTAAATTCTATACTTACTATTTAAAAGTAGAATTGCTTGTATGAAAGGTGATAACATTGTGTTTCATTCTAAATTATTAtgcacaactttcattcacatatacatgtgtgggaaaaatgaataaacattcctaattatacataaataatacaacgatgttatacaaatgaaatgaaaataatcaatgctatacaaatgaaataaacataATGCTATACTACTCATtgccgcagcgaggtcgtctccggggtcCGCTGGCTACTATCTACATCTGCCCTCTCCCTACTAGTCATCTACATCAGGTGTCCTGTCCAGTCGTCATCCTGTTTGTAGATCATCTTCGTCAAAAGGTACTGCATAATCATCATCCATGCTAAGCGCACGGGAAGAGAACTCATACGATGTAATTGGACAAGAATGAGGTGGCATAGCGGGTGCATCGATCTCCTCCCCTTAAAAAATTTCATCTAGTAAAAATGACATCGAGGGGGTGGCAGCAGAGTCAGAAGGGGTGTCAGCCATTCTACTAGACGATCTCGCAATATCAGCTCTAGACGAAGGCAGATACGGTGCTGAGGAACCAAACACGTACTCTGCCTGTACAACTGGTGGCGAGGAGGTGGGACTCAATGGACGACTGAAGGAAGCATGTCGTCCTCCTACTGGACCTGCTTGACCTCCTCATACTAGACCTGGTTGACCTCCTCGTGTAGGTACATTAAGGTGAGGTGTAGGGATTCGTCGGCCGTCCTCATGGACAATGTCCAATGCAGCACTCATTAACCTATGGATTGCGAGATTTGGAGAGATATGATTTGGCTCATATAGTATCTCAGTCTGTAGGATACGTAAAAAATTGATTAACACATGCAGATCATAACGTACACATAACAAAAGTAAGTTCgggttaaagtcttcttacgaGTCTCAGATATATAGCAGCGGTCTTGTTGACGAAGCGTCGTGTGATGGACGTATACCAGGTAAAGTATGGGTCACTGGACGCATGAGACCATCCTCTGCCACTCCTAGTAGGATGTACTTTTGTTGATGCTCCCACGTAGTCACAAATATCTCGTGCTTAGTCGCCCAATTGAGCATTCGTGAGAAGGTGGGAGCAGGGAAAGTGTGaagcttgccacttcccacatgagCATTCTCTTTTACCCTGAATGTTCAAAGTTTGGAtgttgtgttgaccttatagaacatatctcattttgataatgacaaatatcttggtATCTTACCTATGCCTTGAGTTTGTAAACAAGACCATACTTTGCACGCAAGGGTAAGGACACAGTGGAGGCCATTaagaactcaatgctcacatTATATGGTGGCATTtggagaagcaaaggaaatgaagaccaaataatTTTGAATTGTATTTGCTATTTAATTCATTTGGGTCAGTAATAATTATGGTCTTAATAATTAATGCATCGTATGCATGATAGGTTGAATAAGCTCCAGAGATCATAGTTTGACCCATGGGAACCAATACCCCTAAGATAAAATGCCAAAActtattcacacagggttgaaaaagttcaagggaggtcgaccgacgccagattttttgggcttaatttaaaagcctaggacTTATACTAAcattaggtccctaaacatcacatgaaaagtcccttataactcaaaagttatacctatgtgaacaggggtgacttttaataaaaatcaggaCCAAAAATGAACTTTGAAAGGGCCCCAATAGACCGAACCAGCCTAGTTATACTAAgttgggtcgaccgaacctctattGGCTGAAATGGCTtagccatggttgaccgaacttatggCAGCATAAATGCCACGGCTGACCGAATGGTCAAGAATTCAACATTTTGAGTTCGCAAGGTCGACTGTTTAGCTTTTGAACATAAtgtcctcagtcgaccgaaccacacgtGTCTGAAACCCGAACTATTCAGCCGACCAAAtgcatagttcattttggccacggtcgaccgaacatagttGTGTAGCCAACCGAatttgacttggtcgaccgaacccatgaaggggttcaaaattgccttgatatggtcgaccatattcttagttcaaaatctccacagtcgaccgaacttggcaattgggtcgaccgaaccttgaatatagTTGttcgaacctcttgggttgcccaatttttaccgATGTTAAACagaggttattttttattaaacctaCTTAAACTTTTCAAAGATACCGAATGAGTCCCCAACAACCacattttttggagtgtctatatatgctccctcatttggtttgattaacatcgattagcaaacatcattagcaaaatattttctaaattttcaaatacCTATTTTTCACATACATGCTTACTACCTCCATTCTTACTTTTCCTCGTtaaaatcatttagtaagagtgttttagagaTCATAACATAAGCTTACTCTCTTATTGCttgtatttgattgagattgacttttattgagagtaagctttgagttttcccttgtgattttattgataagtcttctttgggaaaactctctaggtcttgtgagtcttgcatttttgttgcaagattcaagagcttgtcttgtgttttttgttggttttttgagtctaatccttgttttgatactgacaaagtataagttacttatgtgtgtatttagtaatTGAACAtgtctttaattcaaacacacacataagagaagTGGAAGCTAGGAGGAACTTCAAGTTTATCATCattctggcatattccatgaagactgaagagcaaaagatgaagacatttattttaatttgtattgcatttaagttCTCTTATCATTTGGTCTGTGATAAttcatgcatttgcatgatatgacttgaatgctcatatgaccatagactgaccttatgGCAACTAGAGTTTAACCAAAAAATTCTTTTcataaaaatgaaaatcaaacgAAGGTTTTGGAACAACTTTAGGTAACTTTGGTCGACTGACGTCGGGTTTTTAGGATTAATTCAAAAGCCTCAATC
This region includes:
- the LOC131149227 gene encoding uncharacterized protein LOC131149227 — protein: MGVDYYKILQVDRSAKDDDIKKAYRKLAMKWHPDKNIKNKKEAEAKFKQISEAYEVLSDPQKRTIYDQYGEEGLKGQVPPPDAGGGHAGASFFSTGDGPTRFRFDPRNADDIFAEFFGYSSPFGGMGSRGGGIREGSGFSSAFFGDDLFGSFGGGGGGSVHHAPRKSPPIEIKLPCSLEELYMGTTKKMKISRDIVDASGKTMPIEEILTIHIKPGWKKGTKITFTEKGNEQPDVIPADIVFIIDEKPHAVFTREENDLVVTQKMSLVEALNGYTVRLTMLDGRSLSILINNVIHPNYEEVVPGEGMPIPKDSKRRGNLRIKFDIKFPATLTAEQKAGIKKLLAP